From Triticum urartu cultivar G1812 chromosome 2, Tu2.1, whole genome shotgun sequence, a single genomic window includes:
- the LOC125540717 gene encoding protein GOS9-like — protein MSTYGVKVGMFGGSNGDVYDIAELTSSAPSSLRSLEIWSTSGHEGIINAISFTFVDSKNHMNKAGPWGTPLPGQKSKTIHLTNVRITELSGYTYNGYITSLTFRTTDAQKHHGPFGKVRPKAGADTHFRIPLMNGSIVAFCAQADDYLSAIGAYLKI, from the exons ATGTCGACATATGGGGTGAAGGTTGGGATGTTTGGTGGGTCAAATGGTGATGTCTACGACATCGCCGAATTGACGAGCTCTGCGCCGTCAAGCCTGAGGAGCTTGGAGATTTGGAGCACGTCGGGCCACGAAGGGATCATCAACGCCATATCCTTCACCTTCGTGGACAGCAAAAACCACATGAACAAAGCAGGTCCATGGGGCACCCCGCTTCCTGGCCAgaagagcaag ACTATCCACTTGACAAATGTGCGTATCACCGAGCTCTCCGGGTACACTTACAACGGATACATCACCTCGCTCACCTTCCGCACCACCGACGCCCAGAAGCACCATGGCCCGTTCGGAAAAGTGAGGCCGAAAGCTGGAGCCGACACCCATTTCCGCATCCCTCTCATGAACGGCTCTATCGTCGCCTTCTGCGCCCAGGCTGATGACTACCTCAGCGCCATTGGTGCTTATCTCAAGATTTGA